In Rosa rugosa chromosome 4, drRosRugo1.1, whole genome shotgun sequence, the genomic stretch tttcttaaaaaaataaCAGCATATATATCTAAACATTTAACGGTTGATTTGTCATAATATAATTAAAAAGTGAGTCTCACAACCATTGATTAGAAAGTTCTCATGAAATTCTCATTTTAAAATTCATCATTAGAGTCTCTCtctattatataaatatatccAAAAGTAGATTTTATAATTCTGGAAgtacttttaattttttaagTTCCCATTACTTTGTTTTTTGCGAGTATCTAAGCACATTTTTCCCTCTAACCTAATGTTGACGACCAGAATTTAACTGAAACCTTTGATAAAACTCCCACTGCATATGCTGAAAATTTGGTCTCTTGCACACTATGCATACATTAAGGTACCAACAAGGGTCTAGCATAGGGTCTGCTTATCCTCTCTTTCCAAGTCGTGTCTAGGACACTGATCCTCGTTTAATTTGTCTCCATTCAAAATGGGAACCCCTCCAAATGCATGCTTCTGCATATCAAACTTAGTGAAGACTTTGACTTTTTTTATGTAAGTTTGCTAAGATAAACCCAACAAACCATTCTTCCTATCTCTTTTCATTTCAATTCCCAATACAAAAGAAGTCTCACCAAGATTTTTCACATAAAAATTCTTAGATAGAAAAGTCTTGGTTGATTTGAACAAGTCCAGATCACTGCTAGCAAGAAATATGTCGTAAAACATACAAAATCAAGAATATAAGAATATAAAATGCTTGCCTACAATTTTCAATTAAACACAGTGAATTCAAACGAGATAACAACAATATCAAATTTTTTAAATCATTGTCTAGATGCTCGGTTAAGTCCATAAATTGATTTCTTTAATTCATGGACCATGTGTTCACTTCTAGACTTAATGAAACCCTGAagctacacacacacacacacaatcggacctccttagattttaaaatctaagaatttccttgaatagactcactttttgatcgcatatctacatctcgaccgttcagtttttaggtcataatgtatagatcccttctgcaaattttcagccaaattgatgattgttgaGGTAtcaaattagattaaatcaatgaacgaaccgaatctgtccaacctgagctattcatgttcataattgtaaattacagttttgaatgccttatgATTATCactttggctgaaaatttgcaaagatgatctactcatatatacctaaaaactgaatgattaagatgtaaatatgtgatcgaaaagtgagtctattcaaggaaatccttagattttaaaatctaaggaggtccttagcatagaaagactatatatatgttcttaaaGTTCTCCATTTAAGAAAGTTGTCTCGAGTCTTTGACATTCATTTAGTGGTTCTAGATCAAAATGAGTTACTAAAGCCATAACCATTTTAAAAGAATCTTTTTGTTGAGAATTGAGACTAGAGTCTTTCTTGTTATGTAAAAATCCTTAGCTATTAGagtaagttcacccgttgggtcaccaggtcactcactattcactactttttaatGTTAATTTCATCATTTGGGTTACGAgctgtatttcgtgccctgggtcacccggaGTCACTTTTTGGGTCACCATCGTGACCTGCAAAGTAATCTGGTGACCCAGGTCACCATGAAAACTATGCCCGTGACCCAGAGTGtggaaattaacactaaaaagcagtgaatagtgggtgacctggtgacccaacttgtgaacttgctcttacccTAGCTTATGCCTTTCTATACTGCCATCTGAATTTTCTTTGGTTATAAACCCATTTACGACCTACAGGTTGTTGATTTTCCTCCATTGTTATTCATACTCTGCAATGCAATTTTTTCCGCTGCTTAGAAAACTCACTCCTAGTGGCTTGCATATAAGTAACAGCAACTAGTAAAGGTTATGAGTCGTGGCACCAGGTAGGATTTGTTGATGTCGCGGTATCTTGACTGTGAGGTTGTCGCAGCTAGGACGGAACAGATCAAACTTTCCTACTAAAGTACTCTAGTGAAGATCGTGGATGACAGAGCCTTGAAAAACACTGTCATGGCGGCAATAATGGTGTTACCAGTGAGCAGCGATGGTTGTGGGAGGAGCTATCATAGCTGATAGCTCAGCTATGGAGGCAcgcatacattttttttttttctttttcaaaaaagaagaTTAAAAGATTTCACTCCTGCCCCTATCTACCAGAAAAGTGTCTTTTTTGGTTAACTTGAATTGTATCTTTATTTGAACTACACCAGTGCAAACCCGAGCTTACTCAAAAGGTAAGACTGACCAAAATAATCATAAATATAAGAATCCAAACAAGTTCAAGAAATTAATGATCCAATCCGAAAACAAAAATCATGATAAATTACTGAAAGAGATCATTCTGGATCTCTATCACTACAGGTAGATCAAGCCTTGAGCCGGCCATAGAACCTTGCCTTCTCTTGTGTAGTTTGGAAACGACCATGGCCAAATTTGGATGACGTATCAATGAACTTGAGCTTTATCTCCTCCATGGCAACCCGTGATGTCTGCTTCAAAAGTGACTGCCTCAAGGTAACAACTCGCTTTTTCGGACCTACACAGCAGCCCTTTATGACAAGATAATCCTCTTTCACCCCACCATAATGTGGGAAACCACCCATGGGCGTAATATCCTTCTCCGTCCTGAGAATACAAAGAGTAAAATGAGAAGTCACCAAACATCAAGATATCAACAGGGAAGAAAGATGCAACGGAGGCACCAACCTGTCAAACTCGGTCATTGCAGAGTGAGACTCCTGCCCAGACTTTCCAAGCTTGTATATCTTCTTGTTCATCTCAGTACGATGATGGTAGCCATTCTGCCCAGCCCTGGCAACAGTAAACGAAACCCTAGCTGGATGCCAAGCACCAATGCAGGCTACTTTTCTAAGCCCACGATGGGTCTTACGGGGAAGACGAGTGACACCCCAGCGAGTGACCACACCCTCATAGCCTTTTCCCTTTGTCACCCCAATAATGTCAATCATCTCATCTTTCTGGAAAACAGCATCAACAGGAATCTGCTTCTCAAAGAAGCTGTAAGCATAGTCAACCTTCTTTGCAATATCTCCACCATTCACCTGAATCTCCATCAAATGGGCTTTCTTCTGCTTCAGTCCCTTCATTTTTCTAATCTACAAAGAATAAGCCATCAAAGATTAATCTAGTTAAAGTAGCAGTTGGTTTAAGCATTTGCATTAAGCTCTAGTAAGTTGCATTCAAGTTGATCTAGTCTGAAACAAAAACATATTAAAccctaatatatatacatatgcaaAAAGATGTACATGATATCTTATTACCTGAGTGTGGGCTAAAACACGAATCACAGAGCAGTACTTTTTCATTTTCTCCAATTGGGCGTGGATGTCCCTTTTCCCATTTTCACTCTCGTATTTGTTCGAGTGCTTAGTGAATGCCTTCTTCTTAGACTTACACCAGTTCTTGTAGAATCTTCTCTTCACCTCCTCACTCAGGTGCTGGGCCCAAACTGTGTCCAAAGAACGGAGACCACGGGGTGTCTTCACATAACCCACAACCCCAACAACCACCATGGGTGGTGTTTCAATAACTGTAACTGCTTCACATGTTTCCTTTTTGTGTAGCTCTAGAATAAAAAAGAAGGTATAGTTAAACCAAACAAATAATTGGCCCTAAACATCTTT encodes the following:
- the LOC133707211 gene encoding large ribosomal subunit protein uL3y, which encodes MSHRKFEHPRHGSLGFLPRKRASRHRGKVKAFPRDNPMTSCRLTAFLGYKAGMTHIVRDVEKPGSKLHKKETCEAVTVIETPPMVVVGVVGYVKTPRGLRSLDTVWAQHLSEEVKRRFYKNWCKSKKKAFTKHSNKYESENGKRDIHAQLEKMKKYCSVIRVLAHTQIRKMKGLKQKKAHLMEIQVNGGDIAKKVDYAYSFFEKQIPVDAVFQKDEMIDIIGVTKGKGYEGVVTRWGVTRLPRKTHRGLRKVACIGAWHPARVSFTVARAGQNGYHHRTEMNKKIYKLGKSGQESHSAMTEFDRTEKDITPMGGFPHYGGVKEDYLVIKGCCVGPKKRVVTLRQSLLKQTSRVAMEEIKLKFIDTSSKFGHGRFQTTQEKARFYGRLKA